Proteins from a genomic interval of Zingiber officinale cultivar Zhangliang chromosome 2A, Zo_v1.1, whole genome shotgun sequence:
- the LOC122042926 gene encoding agamous-like MADS-box protein AGL62, which translates to MTKTSRGRQRIAMEAIENAAARKVCFSKRRAGLFKKAAELSVLCGAEIAVLAFSPTGKPFSFGHPSVDSVLARFFSSWPAPPRHHPLAGALLQALGRQESQLAERLEAERRRKAALEAAIFRPWGTVADLLDADVEALGMPELGLLQRALEWVRAEAAGRAEQLAFEALQPSNVAVNAGVFVTADAPTGAAAPNLLEFGYAPQGYGF; encoded by the coding sequence ATGACGAAGACGAGCAGAGGCCGTCAAAGGATCGCGATGGAGGCGATCGAGAATGCGGCTGCGCGGAAGGTGTGCTTCTCCAAGCGCCGCGCCGGCTTGTTCAAGAAGGCGGCCGAGCTCTCCGTCCTCTGCGGCGCCGAGATCGCCGTCCTCGCCTTCTCCCCCACCGGCAAGCCCTTCTCCTTCGGCCACCCCTCCGTCGACTCCGTGCTCGCCCGCTTCTTCTCCTCCTGGCCTGCTCCCCCTCGGCACCACCCCCTCGCTGGTGCCCTGCTTCAGGCGCTCGGCCGGCAGGAGTCGCAGCTCGCGGAGCGGCTCGAggcggagaggaggaggaaggcgGCGCTCGAGGCGGCGATTTTCCGGCCGTGGGGCACCGTGGCGGACCTGCTGGACGCCGACGTCGAGGCGCTCGGGATGCCGGAGCTCGGCCTGCTGCAGAGAGCGCTGGAGTGGGTGCGGGCGGAGGCGGCGGGCAGGGCGGAGCAACTGGCCTTCGAGGCTTTGCAGCCGTCGAACGTGGCGGTCAACGCCGGTGTCTTTGTCACCGCCGACGCCCCCACGGGGGCGGCGGCTCCAAATTTGTTGGAATTTGGCTATGCACCTCAAGGCTATGGCTTCTAG